A genomic stretch from Patescibacteria group bacterium includes:
- a CDS encoding diacylglycerol kinase family protein, which yields MIEIRRLFKSFRYALHGIRVVFRDEQSFRLQAIAGLAVVASALVLHVRTTEFILLVLLIGAVLTLELVNSVFERIVDGFKPRLHPVVGDIKDIMAATVLIASLVAAVVGLVIFVPRLSTLF from the coding sequence ATGATCGAGATCCGCCGCCTGTTCAAGAGTTTCCGCTACGCGCTGCACGGCATCCGCGTGGTGTTTCGAGACGAGCAAAGCTTTCGCCTGCAGGCGATCGCCGGCCTGGCGGTCGTCGCCTCGGCGCTCGTCCTGCACGTGCGTACGACGGAATTCATCCTCCTCGTCCTGCTCATCGGCGCGGTGCTCACCTTGGAACTGGTGAACAGCGTGTTCGAGCGCATCGTGGACGGCTTCAAGCCGCGCCTGCACCCGGTGGTGGGGGACATCAAGGACATCATGGCCGCCACGGTGCTCATCGCGTCCCTGGTGGCGGCCGTGGTCGGCCTGGTCATCTTCGTCCCGAGGCTTTCGACCTTGTTCTAG
- the ybeY gene encoding rRNA maturation RNase YbeY, with the protein MPSRRRSNLPGDCFVGLRTSSQRQDMINFELNQSRLKGGQRVKEADVGRALKAVSAALRLRRDTEISIAFVSEREMRALNRQWRGSDKVTDVLSFGRLERAETGEVLICYEQAARQAKEMKHSARDEVLFLLVHGVLHLFGYDHERPSDAKKMFPLQARILTKLGINPRLTPEALSA; encoded by the coding sequence ATGCCGTCCAGGCGACGAAGCAACCTCCCGGGAGATTGCTTCGTCGGTCTGAGGACCTCCTCGCAAAGACAGGATATGATAAATTTCGAACTGAACCAGTCGCGCCTGAAAGGGGGGCAGCGCGTCAAAGAAGCGGACGTTGGTCGGGCCCTCAAGGCGGTGTCCGCCGCGTTGCGGCTTCGCAGAGATACGGAGATTTCTATCGCGTTCGTGTCCGAGCGGGAGATGCGCGCGCTCAACAGGCAATGGCGCGGATCGGACAAGGTGACGGACGTGCTTTCGTTCGGAAGGCTGGAAAGGGCGGAAACGGGGGAAGTCCTTATTTGCTACGAACAGGCCGCTCGGCAGGCGAAGGAGATGAAGCATTCCGCGCGCGACGAGGTGCTGTTCCTGCTCGTGCATGGCGTCCTCCACCTGTTTGGATACGATCACGAACGCCCTTCGGACGCGAAGAAGATGTTCCCGCTCCAAGCGCGCATCCTCACAAAGCTCGGTATCAATCCTCGCCTTACGCCTGAGGCCTTGTCCGCCTGA